The nucleotide sequence tccaatgggctcttacacaatcacttcaagatttgaaccacttgaaggctttcacacttagtttatacaaggatgaaactctcaacctagcttaaggatggctcaagttacaagagaaagctaggatgaattgtaagagtgcactaagaatatgcaattgatggtttgatgcacttagaaagaaatggagagctttttgatcaagaacaggtaggtaggctttgaatgcaatagttctcttagtcataaatgaagaggagctctcaatttataggtttctaagctagggagacaaaaacagcagaaaagtagcctcgaccggacgagcaaagggtcgaccgaatcactagccgttggtgcaattaatgcatggcaggttaccgttgcctcgaccggacctcgaccggacgagggtgaggctcgaccgggaagaacaagctactgggagagagagaaaatttttctgctccctcgaccggacctcgaccggacaagggtaaccggtcgaccggttccccaaccggttgagccggttggccatagcctcgaccggttgagccttttggccccgaaaacctatccttttttatttctttcttttccaatacttaggcaaggtctttaggtgagttaatatgccaattttgaatcagtttgcctaaggtatatttaataaaactcgggttttaaagaaaaacaagttttagagaataaaccgagttttctaagatgcatgaaaaggtatgaacatcctaagtgcactcatgctatcatcttacattcatttcctatgattacaagtcttccaaatgatctcgatcccgtattcgtttggtccttgatgaatttttgagattaagcctgagattcttaacagtttaaaacaattagtcacttaaccatggtttgttatcatcaaaacctgattaggagaacccttgggctaacaagcACCTATTTTGGACAAGAATACCCTCacttttttattgtaaaaatttttttcttttaaaatacacatataaataatgaaaatattgaagagtatttatatcaaaaatggATTACTCTTCaagtttaaaaatgatataaattaattttacaaatttgggattttttttcatcagttttaatcaattaatcctatttataattaaggtaaagggctaaattgaaaatcaactaaattaattaatttgaataataataggaatataATTAACaactaattgatttttataatggtcacaaaaataataataataataatattgaagaGGATTTCTCAATCCTATAAATAAGGAACCTACACTAAACTTTCAAAACATACTTCTAGACTTCTAGACTTCCATACTTGAGAAAAATGGAAGAGTGTCTTCTTACCTTAGAGAATTTAGGAAGTTCGTCAATCCTTCAAAGTCTGAAAATTGAAGAAACTCTTGCAGTCCCAAAAGATTTGAGTTTTTCAAGTCTTCAAAAATTTAAGAACAAGTTTGAAACATCTTCAATCCAAAATGAAGTATTCATACCCTTTGTTAATGTTATTCAAGTCCAACTAAGATATAAGGCTAGCCCAAGTTAAATCAAGATTTAGGCTAAGTAAGTCAATGAACAAGCCTAGTTTAAGGCCCTAGCCCAAGTGTAAACCTaccttaatttaacttaaatgtGAATGGTAgcaaatattaagtttttttctttatttttttatctacttatttttttaacttaagtCTTAAAGCATCTTGTTACAAGggttaaatcattttttttttttttgataggatggttaaatcatttttaaaattgtttatttttttttatcactttttaaGATGGTTTTGTTTTAATGggaaatatatgtattttttttttgtaaaatctaAAATCTTAAAGCAACTTACTTTAagaattaagttaaaaacaCAAATAACTCCCAAGTCAAGTAAAGATCCAAGCTATGTTGAAATTCAAGTTCTATCATGACCTAAGTTGAAGTTCAAGACTTGACCAAGCCTACCCAAATCTAAATCAAGTTAAAAGTTCAAGCCGAATCAAAATAAAACCGaagaccataaaaaatcaagtccCACTAAAGTCTAAGTTACATTAAGGCTCAAAGCAAGCTAAAATTGGAGCCAACTCAAGGCCCAACAAATATTAAAACCCAAGATATATCAAAACCccaattaccattttttttttctcaattttaaggGATATTTAGAAGTTGTACTCTCgattttaatcaataaaaaaaaaaatcaattttcttcataaaatttaaatttgtgtGTACAATAATGTAAAAGAAGATTCCTTGCATTTTTAGGATGATTAGATGTtggaaatgatattttatattaattagacAAAAGAAATGAGGTATAGATAGAAAATGTTCAAAAGGAGACAAAACTTGTTTGTCATCGTAGATTTGGATTGCGTGAAATGTCTTTGTACTTATGAGCTGCATCTTCAAGATTCAAGCCCCTTCATCTCATTTTTATGGGCCCTATCATGTCTAAAATTCAAAGTCCATCATTTTTGTGTGGAAATTAGTATTCATTAGATTTAAGATCAAGAGATGACAAAatttatagagagagagagagagagagagagagaccgaCCTATTTCCTTATCTAGGTTTTCATTTGATTTAGAAGATTtaaatttgaacaaaattagTTGGATGACGTGGCAGGCAGTGCCACGCAGCCGGGGGAAGCGTGGCAGCCGAGAGGGGCGGGGTTAATAGTGAATATTCGTTAAATGCCAGCTCAGTCATGATGGGAAACGGCGCCATTTATTAAACCAAAATAACTGACAAAAATACCCCTCTCATAGAGTGTCCCCAAATTTTCTGGCCAAGAAGACGACGATTATCACCTTCTCTCAAACCCTAGCCCTAATCCTAATTTCCATCAAATATGAGCGAAGAAGGGAAGAGCAGAGGCCTCGCCGGCCAACAATCTAATCAGATTCCCTACGGCACGTTTCAAGGCGTCGCCAACTACCCTCCTCTGCCACCTGCTCATCATCCTCAGCCGGTCATCGGTATTCCTCAGCCTGTTCCTCCGCCTGGTTACTACTCTCATGGATACCAAACTGTTCCAGGTACTAgctttcttcttcatctttactTTCTCTAAAAGTGGAGCTCCTTTTtgtgaagttcatttttatgatGATTATTGTGATTGCCGTTGTTTTGAAGACACCAGATCGTATACTTCTTGGTTGATATAGTATCTTTCTTGCTGTTTTGGAGGCTTTTCGGATCAAAATATAGGTTTTAACAATTGTTTCTTATGTGAACGTATATTTATGTGATTTTAAGGTTACTAAGGTTGTGTTTGGTAGTAGAGTttgatttgattgaaaaattcaCCTCTTTGCAATTAACAAAATGCTGTGGGATTCTCTTTGATGGTTTTGGGCgcatgaaattataattttattccaAATCCGGTAGTATGCAAAGCAATAAAATGGTCCAAAAGGAAGTCAAGTCCCAATTACAGTGCTCCAATAGAATAGAATGCAACTTAATGAAATTTAGGCTTTTTTTCCCCccaaaaaattcacatatcTGGAGGTGAATGAAGTTGTTATGTTCGGCTCACTTCCTGCAAGATGTGGATGCTGTATCGCATAATTTTGAAGAAGTGCGGAGTTGTTATTAATCAATAACTTGTCTTGTTGGTGGGTGGCTGGTGGAAAGGGTATGATGCAGAAGTTAATAATTACCAAGATATCTAGATGTGTTTATCTTTTCCTCAGCATATCTAGGAATTTCTTTGGGCTAGAGAAGATGTGGACTTCTTGCTTTTGTTCACTTTGGCACGGAATTTCTTTCTATTGTTCCTTGATTTGAAATCCTCTAATCCTTGAGGTTATTTACTTAATGGGATGCTAGTGTGGCACTTTGAGATTGAGAAGTTCTCATCATGTGCTACCATGTACTTCCCCTGTGCTACATAAGGTTGGTTGTCAAGATTGGGAAGGGGAAGTGCTGAAACATGGATTCAGTTGGCAATGCAATATTTATGCCACCCCTCAAAATAGTTTGCATTGTTAAATCAACATAGGCGCCCTTCTCTTCAAACGTGACTTCTGTTGTATGTGTGACAGTAAAGGGAATCAAATCAATTGATGGGTGCTATGTAGCAAGAAAACTTTGATTttagctttttcttttccttttcttcgaATTTTAGCTCCATTGGCACATATAGGCATGAAGATGGTTAAATCATAATTGAAGAATGTTGtgccccatttttttttatacttgtatGATTTTAATTACTGACACTCAAGAGTGTGCCTTTTTAACAAAGGGAACACATGGGTTTCATTTTCTTACATTGCACCCAATCTACCTAGGTAACAGAGTACAGTTTTTGGaacttttttaatttgggaaaagATTGTTTAAAAGAAAAGACTCAAAAGGCATTTTTGGAATGGATCTATATTTTCCTACTTAAATTAGTGTGGATTGTGTTATTCTTATGTGGATTAAGATGTTAAAAAATGGGGCAAAACAGTTACTCTTGTCATTTTCCCCCCAAAAGTTGTTAGTCTATTTGGTAGGGATTCtagtaaaattgtttttagccTGTAGCGCACTTGTCAATGGTATTTGAATCAAAAGTGATTTTATATAGAAACCATTAATGTTTGGATATAAACCTAAAACTTTTTTCCCCCCATAGTGTTTTGGTAATGTTTTATATGACAGTAAAAGTGATTTTAGTATTCatgaattattaaaataaaaaaacttagatTTATTGCATTATATATAGGTATAGTCACACATATATGTCAATGCTGTTAGAAAAAATCAGAGATAATAACTTATGGAAGAAGCACCTATAAAGTGCTAGTTCAAGAATTACCTCAAGTAATTGGGAAATGCTTCTAACCTTCTCAAAATCACTTCCAAACTAGCTTGTTATATAAGATCTTGAAAGGAGTGAAAGATGTTAGGGGAATTTTGTAACTATGTATTAGGTTTATTcacattttcaaagatgctaaacccataaaaaaaaaaggaaaacataaaataaaataaaattcaaagatGGTAAAGAAGTACTTGACCACTCACCCACCTTATACTAGCATGGGCATGATGCGAACCTCAATCGAAACGatttgagacccaacaaacagtattggaataattgcccaagaaagctaaaatacagatttttgatagaaccctgacccaacgtttataagtgaaacgcaaaccaaaagtataagtaacagaccttgacccaatgattacaatggaatcacgaaccgaaggtataaagtttgaacaccacaaggaagaatccctgataagttcacaatttttgaagaaccaaaagaagagcaaagcctcacctttcttttattcaataaaaattatccctattacaatgagtgcgtgctatttatatgtcatgaaaaaaacttactaaatattaaaaccctaaactaaaaaaggtactaaatattaaaatcttaaataaaggttgatttggtttgaaattagcagatccaaaataggaaaatagttaaaaaacattctaaataataaaagcctaaaattaaggtagatttaACCTGAAtttagaagctctagaataTGAAATAACTGATATGAAGCTGGAAAGTCAATCAGTCATTAATCCATGCCATAAATCACGCCCAATCAAGCCAgattagccctcaatagcttggattaaatttattacaccttcatcttcctttgggccaaaCTTAGAATGTCCCGCGTTAGAATCAGCtcaaatctcttgaattagcccattaagtgcttctttgattttcttagatcttgctttagtaataggcccaactggaacatgcaatggatccttgaatgcttgttgattctcatcagGGCACATCTTTGCTGGAATGAGTTCTGGATAGTAGAGTTTGGATCTGGAAAAGAAGTCAAGTTGTGCTAGAGATTTTCTTCTTTGTCTTCTCTACTTGGATTTATGTTTCCCTTGTTTGGTTAGAGAGCAAATtgcaattatattttattcatgtttttGTTGATATCATTTAGAGATTAGGGTAGGTATCCTACTTTGAAGTGTTCTTCTAACAATTGGTTTTTGGAAAGTTGTTATCTAAGATGGTATCAGGTAAGAATCTTGAAATCACTTAAAATTATTCCATAAAAGAGTTTTAGGTGTTTGTGAGTGTGTCCAGCCACATTATATCTTCTATTTGAAGCTCTGTTTCAATAACCTGACTTGGTTAACACTCTGTTACTTGTTAAGAGGGATTGATTTGTCGCAATATTTGCTATGTCCAGCAATATTGATGCCCAATACACCATCCAAGTGCATGTAACCTAGGTTCTCAGTTGCTAGTGCTAGTATCATGTTTCAGTCCACCTAAATTTTTCATACCTATGCGGAACCATGGATAATGTCATCTACTTGAAATTACTGTTTAGAAGCTGGATTTATGTAGAAATTCTGACTAATATCCATGAATCTCATGCGAAATTTTTGTTAATATGGATCAACTCTGATTTGTTATCTTCTGAAATTATTTTCCACTTGATTTACCACATTCTTAATATGATATAATGTTGGTGAAGGCTATGCTGTTGTTGAAGGGAGGCCAGTGAGAGAGCGGCGTCTTCCCTGCTGCGGTATTGGTATTGGTTGGTTATTGTAAGTTCACATGTCTCCTTATTTTAGGATTTTCCTGTGTTTATGAATGGCTCTATGATGACATGTACAAACAAGGTGAACTCAGAGTAACCAAACCGTTATGTTTCTATACATATGTGGATAAGTTTCCTACAAGCATATATCTTGTTTTTTGTTATGTCCTAACACTGAATTAGCTGTATCCTTGTTACACTTTTCTTCATTGAATTATTTAGATCAAGTCAAGACATAATGTAAACCAGTTCACATCATCAATACTGACATTGCTAATTGGCTGTAACAAGTACATAAATTGGTTTCATGTGGTCCTCTCCTGCATAATAAACCACTTTGAATACTttatcatttcctttttctGATTGGTAAGGCTGAAAACATGAAAGCAATTCTGCGATTTTTTGTGCCATATTTATGTTTAAACAATTTACATCACTAAAACTTAACATATGGTTGAATTACATGGATTATCACAGCTTTAATGTTGGAAGTGAAGACATCATTATTTGGTaacttttaaatctatttttgttaataaaaagggaagaaaagtcCTGAAACATCATTTTGGTAGATCATAGAATTGAGCATTTTGCCTATTACATATGgattacaaaaacaaatgaagCTATAAGAATATTAGAGAAGATAAAATCCAGGTTATCACTAAATTCATCTACTTGTCAGTTCCAGCAGAATCCAAATcatcctcaaattttaaatatttagttgTATATTTAGAAATTGAGTAACACTTGATAATCAGTCCTCCTCCTCTTTTTCTTCTGTCATATGGAATTCAACCTAGAACCTCCCTCATCGCTACCCAATCCCTTGCCACTTGAGCCAGTCCTCAAGAGCTGGTGGCCCCTGataatctaattttttatatttcaaagtATAATAGATGAATGGATGAGCACTTAATTGAAAGAAGATTTTGAGACATGATTTTTTAGGGAGCAGATACTAGGGGAAATAAAGGCCAATTAAGTTTCAAAATTGCTCAATAGTATGATTATGTTAAAGAATTTGCGAAATATGGGATTTATGAGTTTAGGAGAGAGGATTTCTCCTACTATGTACTTTCTAACAAGTTTAGTATGACCTCTTAAGCTTTTATTGGGACACAGTATTGTGCATGCAATAAATTGTCATATTATGGTTGAAAGAACAATTTTCTGGATATTCTGTATTTGGCTCTTGGGTGCTCAGTTGAGGTGACATGGCTGCCAAGTTTAGTATGACCTCATAAGCTTTTTTTGGGACACAGTAATGTGTATGCAATAAATTGTTGTATTATGCTTGAAAGAACAATTTTCTGGATATGTTGTATTTGGCTCTTGGGTGCTCAGTTGAGGTGGCTTGGCTGCTAAATTGTGCCAATTGAAGGAAACCTGGAAGCTTGCTTTGGTGCTGAGGACTCTGCTTGGCATGACATGAAACAACATGTAGAATGGTAGAAAGAGCAATCTACTTATAATGAAatgatccaaaaaaatatacttCTTTTCAACTAAACCGTAAAAATTAACAAGTAATGGTTGATACATgttatttcaatatattttaggATAAAAATTCAATACCACCAGgaaaaattaaagtttgaaatatatatatacacacacatttCCTTAAACCAATGGAAAAATGTTGAAATGAACCTTCAAACAATTGGAACAGATAAGGTTGTTAGGAAGAAGCTCTTCCTAGTTTTGACTGCTACGAGAGCCGATAATCATCCGACATGTATCACAGTTCTTAGTTTTATCCCACTTTTTATGTTCAACATTAAATGTGCAATTTAGtggatttgatttaattttgtttgcaggTTTATCATTGGTTTCTTTTGTGCTGCCATTCCATGGTATATTGGAGCTTTCATTCTACTTTGTGTTCGAGTTGATTACAGAGAAAAACCTGGACTTATTGCATGCACAATAGCTGTAAGTATTCTTTATCcattgcttcatttttttacttCCGCAATAATCTGCTCTAATTGTACTTTTCCTCATGTATTTCATGTTTTCTAAGTCTTTTATGATAATGATGGCTGTAGTTAAAATCTAAACCAGTTGTTTGCATGCTTGGACAATTCAAGATTCTATTTGTTCTTATGCCTACTGTTTCTATGGTTGTATTTATTACCATGCTGTCTCTCAATATGATAAATTCAAGGCATGGATTACAAAACAGCAGCTGATATTAAGTACTTCTTACATGTATTGCATTACCATGCTGATTTCTGAGCAAATAATACCTGTGCTGCATGATCTCCTTAAAGTTGGTCTTTTTGTTGCTTAGattggattttaaatattattttataaaaattttacgCATCCTAGGTAGCATTTCACTTCACTCAAGCATCGCACCTTGTATTGTGCCTTAAGTGTAAGCCCTATGAGACTTTTGTGCCTTGGGTGCACCTTGCACCTTTCAAAACTATGGGTGATAATGGCTGAGAAGTTGGTGgaacaaaataaattagatggtgaaaaaatgaaagatcaATTTGATCGGTGGAAGAGTAATTTATGTTTGtattttgaagggaaaaaaaaaaaaacaaacaaaaacaaaaccacacacacacacagaggtACTCTCTTGTTGTAGATTTCAAAGTAACATTAGAAATAGTTTAAGCTGGTCTGTGTCCTTTTGCGGCTTTGCCTTCAGTAAAGTTGAAAGTCACCTCTTTCTTTGGTTGCTTGGTAGTGAACTTTGTGTCTTGCTGGGGCTTATAAAGAATTCTGTGTTTTGATATGTGCAGACTGTTCTAGCCGTGATTGCCATTACTCTTGGTGTAACAAAGGGAACACACGCATGGTGAAGTTTTACAGgcctttagaaaaaaaaaaaaaaagatgaatgtATATTCTGGCTCCATATCTCAGAAAATGTTTGTTGGGCATTGCTTTATTTTGCTTTTGAgaccttcaaaactataaaGGTTAGTCAAGAAGTTATTGGGTGTTTATAGCTACTACACGTGTAGTTGTTGCCCTTTCAACAATATATctctaaattttaatatattgccACAACTAATAAACAAGGAATGAAGGATAGAAGCATAATATTTGctgaaatttgatttatattcaGTTGCTGAGTCTTACATATTCTAATTGTTCTTGTTGCCGGGCGGTGGCATTGAGAGTCAGCCTGGGTGGGGATTAGATAGAAAACACCATCCTGGTAAGTGGGTGTAGCAATTTTGATGTTGTGAAAGTTTTGCAAAATATGGAAGACTTTGAAAAAGTAGATGGGAAAAATAAGGATTTGAAGCAGTGAACAGgtagaaaaagaggaaaattgaaaatatttacgTTCTGTAGTCTGTAGATACAAAAATTGTAGCCATATCCATCAATTTGAGGTTAGTCGTAAACAACTTAAGACTTAAGTTTATTCTTCTAATCGTGTTCAGtttctccaaatttatttttgaattaaattttttgaaaaagaaaaacttaatgAACAGTTGCGAGACTAAATTTTTTCAAACCATTGAAGTTTATTGGGTTATCACATTAAAACCCTTAAAAACTAGCAACCCTCCTTTTCCTATTAGCCAAACATCTTTTAGAACTTCAAAACTACTTTcaattgaaaatagaaaacatgaaaacCAATAATATTATCATTCCTATCAACTCGAAACATTAATATTTCAATAAGGCACAgtaaaaatcaaagaacaataataattgaattttcagaatctttatttttcaaagacCTAAAACcgaaaactaaaacaaaataaaattattttcctccaacaaatttcaaaacttttaagttttcaagaaaaacataacaaaaatcAGATTTTTACATTTGTTAGAAACCTTCAAtatatcttcttttatttttaatttaagtataatagGATGTAATATGCTTGTTTAAAGTTCTAATTGGAATAATGTTTTACTAAAGGTTTGTTTGATAGGAAATGGGGTTTTCTTCtctagataaaagaaaaataagaaaaacacgCTGAACaattaaaaaactgttttttgttgtaaaataaggacaaatataatgcaaatcaaagtagtagagataaaatatatcttactttgatatataatatgaaagAAGGAATtaaagaagagaattgagaaagtgaaagaaagagagggagagagaatgagaagaacttttctttcttttctcgggATGTCTATTACAGGAGACGAGAAgtccttttataggctttccaaatggcttccattaatatcctcattaatgaatattaatgaaactcataaataacattaatggtttccattaatgagtattaattaACATTAATGTGGTGGCATTCATTACTACAATTATAACACTCTCCCTTGGATGTCCACCACATTgaaagaatatgcctcattaaaaccttgctagt is from Vitis riparia cultivar Riparia Gloire de Montpellier isolate 1030 chromosome 10, EGFV_Vit.rip_1.0, whole genome shotgun sequence and encodes:
- the LOC117923489 gene encoding 60S ribosomal protein L18a-like protein yields the protein MSEEGKSRGLAGQQSNQIPYGTFQGVANYPPLPPAHHPQPVIGIPQPVPPPGYYSHGYQTVPGYAVVEGRPVRERRLPCCGIGIGWLLFIIGFFCAAIPWYIGAFILLCVRVDYREKPGLIACTIATVLAVIAITLGVTKGTHAW